One Neovison vison isolate M4711 chromosome 2, ASM_NN_V1, whole genome shotgun sequence genomic window carries:
- the SLC45A1 gene encoding proton-associated sugar transporter A isoform X2, translated as MDFSADSADNPSHAYMMDVCSPADQDRGLNIHALLAGLGGGFGYVVGGIHWDRTSFGRALGGQLRVIYIFTAVTLSVTTVLTLVSIPERPLRPPGEKKAAMKSPSLPLPPSPPLLCEEGAGEPLPCPAAAGPYASFASPISPLSPLTPKYGSFSSRDGSLTGLSEFASSFATSNIDSVLIDCFPAGADPYLALPGSAPRPALSVSFPRAPDGFYRRDRGLGDGREGALAAGPDGDVLRVGSLDAPKPRSAGILKRPQTLAIPDAAGGGGGPESGRRRNVTFSQQVANILLNGVKYESELAGSGEPAGQPLSVRHLCVTICHMPKALRNLCVNHFLGWLSFEGLLLFYTDFMGEVVFQGDPKAPHTSEEYQKYNSGVTVGCWGMCIYAFSAAFYSAILEKLEEYLSIRTLYFIAYLAFGLGTGLATLSRNLYVVLSLCITYGILFSTLCTLPYSLLCDYYQNKKFAGSGADGTRRGMGVDISLLSCQYFLAQILVSLVLGPLTSAVGSANGVMYFSSLVSFLGCLYSSLFVIYEIPPSDAAEEEHRPLLLNV; from the exons GCCTCGGAGGAGGATTCGGTTACGTGGTCGGGGGCATCCACTGGGACAGAACCAGCTTTGGAAGAGCCCTGGGCGGGCAGCTGAGGGTCATCTACATCTTCACCGCGGTCACCCTGAGCGTCACCACCGTCCTGACCCTGGTCAGCATCCCCGAGAGACCCCTGCGGCCGCCGGGCGAGAAGAAGGCCGCCATGAAGAGCCCGAGCCTCCCGCTGCCGCCTTCGCCGCCGCTGCTGTGCGAGGAGGGGGCGGGCGAGCCCCTGCCGTGCCCCGCGGCCGCCGGCCCCTACGCCAGCTTCGCCAGCCCCATCTCGCCGCTCAGCCCGCTCACGCCCAAGTACGGCAGCTTCAGCAGCAGGGACGGCTCCCTGACGGGCCTCAGCGAGTTCGCCTCGTCCTTCGCCACCTCCAACATCGACAGCGTGCTCATCGACTGCTTCCCGGCCGGCGCCGACCCCTACCTGGCCCTCCCGGGCAGCGCCCCGCGGCCGGCCCTCAGCGTCAGCTTCCCCCGGGCCCCCGACGGCTTCTACCGCCGGGACCGCGGCCTCGGGGACGGGCGGGAGGGGGCCCTGGCCGCGGGCCCCGACGGGGACGTGCTGAGGGTGGGCTCCCTGGACGCCCCCAAGCCGCGGTCGGCCGGGATCCTGAAGAGACCCCAGACCCTGGCCATCCCGGACGCGGCCGGAGGGGGCGGCGGTCCCGAAAGCGGCCGGAGGAGGAACGTGACCTTCAGTCAGCAG gtgGCAAACATCTTGCTGAACGGCGTCAAGTATGAGAGCGAGCTGGCGGGCTCCGGCGAGCCGGCAGGGCAGCCCCTGTCCGTGCGGCACCTCTGCGTCACCATCTGCCACATGCCCAAGGCCCTGCGCAACCTCTGCGTCAACCACTTCTTGG GGTGGCTCTCGTTTGAGGGGCTGCTGCTGTTCTACACGGACTTCATGGGTGAGGTGGTGTTTCAGGGAGACCCCAAGGCCCCGCACACGTCGGAGGAGTATCAGAAGTACAACAGCGGGGTCACCGTGGGCTGCTGGGGGATGTGTATTTACGCCTTCAGtgctgccttctactcag CGATTCTCGAGAAGCTAGAAGAATACCTCAGCATCCGTACGCTGTACTTCATTGCCTACCTGGCCTTTGGCCTGGGGACCGGGCTCGCCACCCTGTCCAGGAATCTCTACGTGGTCCTGTCCCTCTGCATAACCTACGGGATTTTATTTTCCACCCTGTGCACCCTGCCCTACTCGCTGCTGTGTGattactaccagaacaaaaag TTCGCAGGGTCCGGCGCGGACGGCACCCGGCGGGGCATGGGCGTGGacatctccctgctcagctgccAGTACTTCCTGGCCCAGATTCTGGTCTCCCTGGTGTTGGGGCCTCTGACCTCGGCCGTGGGCAGCGCCAACGGGGTCATGTATTTCTCGAGCCTGGTGTCCTTCCTGGGCTGCTTGTACTCCTCCCTGTTTGTCATTTATGAGATCCCTCCCAGCGACGCGGCCGAAGAGGAGCACCGACCCCTCCTGCTGAACGTCTGA